TGTGCGTCATTTTACACCCATATATTATCTATCAAGCGTGTTTTGCCAACCATTGCCGCTACTAGGATAATGCTCTCATTTGGCTTTATCTTTGAAATTTCATTAAACTCACGATCCACTACCGCAACATAATCAACCTGAAGTGGTTCAAGTGTATTTAGCATATTTGCCTTTATCTCGCTCACATCAAGTTCGCCACTTTTTATCAAATTTAACGCATTATTTAGCGAACGAGATAGACGCAATGCATTGCATTTATCCTCATCACTTATATATACATTACGACTTGAAAGTGCCAAACCATCAGACTCACGCACGATCTCACACGGCACAATTTCTAAATTTAAAAACATACTTTTTACCATATTTTGCACGATGACAAGCTGTTGGGCGTCCTTTTTGCCCATATACACACGTCTTGCACGAGTTAAGTTAAATAGCTTTGTCAGCACCATCAAAACGCCATCAAAATGCCCTGGGCGTGTCTTGCCTTCAAGTATGGTTGATAGTTTTTTAGGTGCTATTATAAGCGGCTCTGTATCGTTATAAATTTCTCTACTATCTGGGATAAATATCGCCGTAACGCCATTTCTCTCACACATCGCTATGTCACTACTCTCGGTACGTGGATATCTATCTAAGTCCTCTCCTGGTAAAAACTGAGTTGGATTGACAAAAGTTGAGACGATACTCACATTATTTTCGCTCACACAGCGTTTTATAAGACTCTCATGTCCAGCATGTAATGCCCCCATAGTTGGCACAAATCCTATCTCATCATGTGCGGTTGATACAAATTCCTTAAGCTCTTTTACACTTTTTAATACCTGCATTTTTACTTCTTTTATTAAATTTAAGGGTATATTTTAGCAAAAACGGATTAAATGGCTGATTAAATTTAAAAATATAAGTTAATTTTAGCTAGAATGCGGTAAAAATTTAATGGAGAAAAATTTGGATAGTTACGAATACACCGAACTTTTAAAAAAGCTAAGCTCAAAGGTAGAAAATATCGGCTCTATCATCAAACCTGAAAGTATCAAAGCAAGGCTAAAAGAGATAGAAACGTTAGAACACGATGAAAATTTTTGGCAGGATATAGCAGCCGCAGGAGCTATCGGCAAAGAAAAGACAAAGATAACAAATATGCTTAATAAATTTAACCATGTTAAAGCTGCCGTAGATGATGCTTATGAGCTTTATGAGTTAGCAAATTCCGAAAATGATGAAGAGACGATAAACTCACTATTTGATGATGCTAATACACTTGAAGAAAAGATAACAAGTTTAGAGATTTCTATGCTACTTAGTGGTGAAGATGATAATAAAAACGCCATCGTTACCATACACCCAGGAGCTGGCGGAACAGAGAGCAACGACTGGGCGAGTATGCTTTATCGTATGTATCTACGTTTTTGCGAACGTGAAGGTTTTAAAGTAGAAACGCTTGATTTTCAAGAAGGCGATGAAGCTGGGTTAAAAGATGTGAGCTTTATCGTTAAAGGTGAGAATGCATATGGGTATTTAAAGACCGAAAATGGCATACACCGTCTTGTTCGCACTAGCCCTTTCGATAGTGCAGGACGTCGCCATACAAGTTTTACAAGCGTTATGGTAAGTCCTGAAATAGATGATGATATACAGATTGAGATAGATGAAAAAGATCTAAAAATAGACACTTATCGTGCTAGTGGTGCAGGCGGTCAACACGTAAATAAAACTGAGAGTGCAATACGTATAACTCACGCTCCAACAGGCATAGTCGTGCAATGTCAAAATGATAGAAGTCAGCACAAAAACCGAGCCACTGCTATGAAAATGTTAAAATCAAGGCTGTATGAGCTAGAGTTAATGAAACAACAAGAGGCTACCGCAAATACACCAAAAAGTGAGATCGGCTGGGGTCATCAGATACGCTCATACGTGCTTTTCCCTTATCAGCAGGTCAAAGACAACCGCTCAAATTTAGCATATAGTCAAACAGACGCAATACTTGATGGGGATATTAAAAAGCTAATAGAGGGTGTTTTGATAAGTCAAAAAAGTGGAGAATAATTCATCTCCATCCTGCACCTACTACTAAAAAGTTAGAGTATCCGATATAGAAGATTATGGATAAAGCACTAGTAATTAATAATATCACTACTTAACATAGATTATAACTTTAAAAGATTATATAATCTTAAGATGTTTAAGCTTAGTAAAGACTTTGCAAATTCTGGCTTAAATTTAAATGCAAATGATGTTTTAAGTATGATAAATAGTAACGCCTTAATACCTTAAAAAAATACGATAGTTTAAATTTAAACGGGTTTAATGAGAGTTTAGTGTAATGATAATAATATAATCAATAATGACAATATGGTAAATTTAACTATATAAATTTAAAGGCGGAACGAACTGCCTTTTTCTTAAACCATAAGGCATTATATACTAAAATATCAAAAATTTTAAATGGTATATATGCGTAAAACTAAGACAATATTTATAGACTTTAATGGTTACGATGTGGTTTTAAATTTCAAGCCAAATGTAAAAAACATACGTCTAAAAGTCAGCAAAGATAGTAAAGTCTCTGTCAGTCTACCCTATTACTATACGCAAAAAATGGCAGTTAAGTTTTTAAGTCTATACGAGCATTGGATAGTCAAAACTTGCAATAAAATTTTAAGTACGCAACTAAAAGATGATGAATTTGCCTATCTTGGAAAAATTTATAAGCTTAAATTTGACGAGAGTGTAGATAGTGTAAAATTTGAAGATGGTATAATTAATGCAACCTCACAAAAAGAGCTTGAAAAATTTCAAAAGACAAAGGCTCGTGAGATATTTACTGAATTTATAACTAAATTCTCACCGCTGATAAATAAGCCGATAAAACGCATAAGTGTGAGAAAAATGCAAACTCGATGGGGTAGTTGCAACTCATACAAAGGCTATATAAATTTAAATATCAATCTACTCGCAAAAAAGCCACATCTGATAGAGTATGTCGTCCTGCACGAGCTAACACACTTGATCTACCCACACCATAAGTCAAGCTTTTATAAATTTATAGCCGACATTATGCCTGATTTTAGGAAACGCGAACTAGAACTAAATGGTATAGGTTAAGCTTTAAGCCATAACCACTTATGCAATCTCTTTTGTCTTATCGCTTTTATTTTTCATCCACTGTACTGCAAAAACAAATGCATATAGTCCTAACCCGATAGCGTATCCAGCATATTCATTTGGTATAATGGAGTATCTCGCACATACATTTGGCACTAGTGCAAGTGGGACTACCGGCACGAGCAATAACCGCTCCCAAAATCTCATTTTTGTCACAAAATATCCTTGAAGTATGCTAGAAAATGCAAACATGCCTACAACTGCCATACCAAAAACAAGCATAATCTCAAGCGGATTACTCATCCAAACTATACTTTTTGCGTCATATGGATTAGCAGGATCTACGCTTTCAATAAGCATAAGTTTACTATTAAAGAAAAAGGAAAATGGAAGTATTGCTGTGCGAAGATCATAAAAAAAGCCTTGAAGTCCGACCGTTACAGGGTTTGCTTTAGCTATTCCAGCTGCGGCATAAGCTGCTATGCCAACAGGTGGCGTGTCATCGGCTAAAATTCCAAAATAAAATACAAACAAATGCACCGCGATAGCAGGGATTAAAAAGCCATTCTTAGCCGCAAGTAGTAAAATAACTGGTGCGACAAGGCTTGAAACTACGATATAGTTTGCGGTCGTTGGAAGTCCCATGCCAAGCACAAGCGACATCACAGCAGTTAAAAGCAAGATAAGCAAGATGTTATTTCCGGCAAGTTGCTCTACTATGTCTGAAAGCACTTGTCCAAGTCCAGTAAGCGAGATAGAGCCAACGATGATACCAGCTAAGCCTGTTGCCACAGCAATAGTCGTCATACTCTTTGCTGCTGAGACCATAGACAAAAATATATCACTAAATCCTACTAAAACATCATCTATACTGACCTTTTGCCCCATAGCGAGTTTTTTAGTTGGTTCTTGAAATATCATAATCAAAAATAAAAACCCAATCGCATTAAATGCTGCTGCTATCGGTGAGCCTTTTAAAACTAAAAGTGTGTATAAAAGCATCGCAATAGGAGTAAGATAGTGGATACCGCTAAGAAAAATTTTAATCCTTGAATGATACTCGCTCTGTGCTATACCCCTAAGCCCCAACTTACAACTCTCTAAATGCACAATAAAAAACAAAGATATATAACATGCAAATGCTGGTATAATCGCCGCCATCATAACATTTGTATAACTCATACCTAAAAACTCTGCTATAATAAACGCTGCTGCACCCATGATAGGTGGCATAAGTTGACCATTAACACCAGCTGCGACTTCTATCGCACCTGCCTTTGTGCGAGTTAAGCCAGCCTTTGTCATAAGAGGTATTGTGAAAGTGCCTACGGTTACTACATTTGCTGTTGAGCTACCGCTCACCATGCCTGTCAATCCACTCGCTATAACAGAAGCTTTTGCAGGCCCGCCCTTAAATCTACCGAGCAATGAAAATGC
This window of the Campylobacter anatolicus genome carries:
- the prfB gene encoding peptide chain release factor 2, giving the protein MDSYEYTELLKKLSSKVENIGSIIKPESIKARLKEIETLEHDENFWQDIAAAGAIGKEKTKITNMLNKFNHVKAAVDDAYELYELANSENDEETINSLFDDANTLEEKITSLEISMLLSGEDDNKNAIVTIHPGAGGTESNDWASMLYRMYLRFCEREGFKVETLDFQEGDEAGLKDVSFIVKGENAYGYLKTENGIHRLVRTSPFDSAGRRHTSFTSVMVSPEIDDDIQIEIDEKDLKIDTYRASGAGGQHVNKTESAIRITHAPTGIVVQCQNDRSQHKNRATAMKMLKSRLYELELMKQQEATANTPKSEIGWGHQIRSYVLFPYQQVKDNRSNLAYSQTDAILDGDIKKLIEGVLISQKSGE
- the panC gene encoding pantoate--beta-alanine ligase; this encodes MQVLKSVKELKEFVSTAHDEIGFVPTMGALHAGHESLIKRCVSENNVSIVSTFVNPTQFLPGEDLDRYPRTESSDIAMCERNGVTAIFIPDSREIYNDTEPLIIAPKKLSTILEGKTRPGHFDGVLMVLTKLFNLTRARRVYMGKKDAQQLVIVQNMVKSMFLNLEIVPCEIVRESDGLALSSRNVYISDEDKCNALRLSRSLNNALNLIKSGELDVSEIKANMLNTLEPLQVDYVAVVDREFNEISKIKPNESIILVAAMVGKTRLIDNIWV
- a CDS encoding TRAP transporter permease, with the translated sequence MQDTTNQNNKKEFEEDNKEQFVEVKTRQVKSNTYNYIVAFLCFLWSVFQLYVAYFPLNTNISRSIHLAFAIGLVFLLNPVKFHKKAQTSMPFYDIVFCVVGIGVVLYPALDFYGLAERPGDYLVRDIVVAFIAMFILMEAGRRVIGPALGIICAIFLMYDYFGPYMPDVIAHQGASLEKLAGHMFLTTEGVFGVPIGVSVSFIYLFVLFGALLERAGAGQYFINLAFSLLGRFKGGPAKASVIASGLTGMVSGSSTANVVTVGTFTIPLMTKAGLTRTKAGAIEVAAGVNGQLMPPIMGAAAFIIAEFLGMSYTNVMMAAIIPAFACYISLFFIVHLESCKLGLRGIAQSEYHSRIKIFLSGIHYLTPIAMLLYTLLVLKGSPIAAAFNAIGFLFLIMIFQEPTKKLAMGQKVSIDDVLVGFSDIFLSMVSAAKSMTTIAVATGLAGIIVGSISLTGLGQVLSDIVEQLAGNNILLILLLTAVMSLVLGMGLPTTANYIVVSSLVAPVILLLAAKNGFLIPAIAVHLFVFYFGILADDTPPVGIAAYAAAGIAKANPVTVGLQGFFYDLRTAILPFSFFFNSKLMLIESVDPANPYDAKSIVWMSNPLEIMLVFGMAVVGMFAFSSILQGYFVTKMRFWERLLLVPVVPLALVPNVCARYSIIPNEYAGYAIGLGLYAFVFAVQWMKNKSDKTKEIA
- a CDS encoding M48 family metallopeptidase → MRKTKTIFIDFNGYDVVLNFKPNVKNIRLKVSKDSKVSVSLPYYYTQKMAVKFLSLYEHWIVKTCNKILSTQLKDDEFAYLGKIYKLKFDESVDSVKFEDGIINATSQKELEKFQKTKAREIFTEFITKFSPLINKPIKRISVRKMQTRWGSCNSYKGYINLNINLLAKKPHLIEYVVLHELTHLIYPHHKSSFYKFIADIMPDFRKRELELNGIG